A genome region from Aphelocoma coerulescens isolate FSJ_1873_10779 chromosome Z unlocalized genomic scaffold, UR_Acoe_1.0 ChrZ, whole genome shotgun sequence includes the following:
- the CAPSL gene encoding calcyphosin-like protein translates to MPGTARHDREMAIQARRSLSKTTDPLERLRLQCLAKGSAGIKGLGKAFKIIDGNNSRTLDFNEFLRGLHDYAVMISKEEAQELFQKFDKDGSGTIDFDEFLVTLRPPMSNARKEIIMQAFRKLDKTGDGVITIEDLRGVYNVKYHPKYQNGDWTEDQVFRAFLDNFDSPYEKDGRVTTEEFMNYYAGVSASIDTDVYFIIMMKNAWKL, encoded by the exons ATGCCGGGCACAGCAAGACATGACCGAGAGATGGCAATCCAAGCAAGAAGAAGCCTGTCCAAAACCACTGACCCTCTAGAAAGACTTCGCCTGCAGTGTTTAGCAAAAGGATCTGCAGGCATCAAAGGACTTGGCAA AGCATTTAAGATTATTGATGGTAACAACAGCAGAACCCTTGATTTCAACGAGTTTCTGAGAGGACTACATGATTATGCTGTGATGATCAGTAAGGAAGAAGCACAAGAGCTTTTCCAGAAGTTTGATAAAGACGGCAGTGGAACAATTGATTTTGATGAATTTCTTGTTACACTGAGA CCTCCCATGTCCAATGCAAGAAAAGAGATCATCATGCAGGCGTTTCGGAAGTTAGACAAGACTGGAGATGGTGTCATAACAATTGAAGACTTACGAGGGGTGTATAATGTAAAATATCATCCCAAATACCAAAATGGAGACTGGACAGAAGATCAAGTTTTTAGAGCCTTTCTGGATAATTTTGATTCACCCTATGAAAAAGATGGGAGG GTCACAACAGAAGAATTCATGAACTACTATGCCGGAGTCAGCGCTTCAATAGACACAGACGTCTACTTTATCATCATGATGAAGAATGCTTGGAAACTCTGA